Proteins encoded together in one Impatiens glandulifera chromosome 1, dImpGla2.1, whole genome shotgun sequence window:
- the LOC124920100 gene encoding folate synthesis bifunctional protein, mitochondrial-like: MMNTLKQLKSASRYGLMSASLRCRRGLASIHSPEQEVVIALGSNVGDRLHNFNEALEMIKKSGISITRHGCLYETEPAYVTDQPQFLNSAVRGFTNLGPHELLGVLKKIEKDLGRTKGIRYGPRPIDLDILFYGKFKINSENLVVPHERIWERPFVMAPLVDVLGSLIENDTVACWHSMSAHPDGIFECWKKLGGESLIGKDGMKRVMPIGKRLWDWSNKTHVMGVLNLTPDSFSDGGKFQTVQAAVSQARSMISQGADIIDLGAQSTRPMAIRISPQEELDRLIPILEAILKMPEIDNKFISIDTFYSEVAREAVIKGAHIVNDVSGGRLDSKMVSVIADLQAPYIAMHMRGEPTTMQSLENLKYDNVCSEVGLELYDRIREAEISGVRSWNVMIDPGIGFSKDSEQNLDILNGLSEIRESIGRKSLAVSHAPLVIGPSRKRFLGDICKRMCAVERDPATVAAVTCGVLGGANIVRVHNVGDNVDAVKLCDAMMIRRRLSSRQG, translated from the exons ATGATGAACACTCTCAAGCAACTAAAATCTGCATCCAGATATGGATTAATGTCTGCTTCTTTGAGATGTCGCCGAG GTCTTGCTTCAATTCATTCCCCTGAACAGGAAGTGGTTATCGCGTTAGGAAGCAATGTGGGCGATAGACTTCATAACTTCAACGAAGCATTGGAGATGATTAAGAAATCAGGTATAAGTATCACTAGACATGGATGTTTATACGAGACGGAGCCTGCTTACGTGACCGATCAACCTCAATTTCTCAATTCAGCCGTTCGTGGTTTCACCAATCTGGGTCCTCACGAACTATTAGGAGTTCTTAAAAAGATTGAGAAAGATTTGGGTCGCACAAAAGGGATAAGGTATGGTCCTAGACCAATTGATTTAGATATATTGTTCTATGGTAAATTCAAGATTAACTCTGAGAATCTAGTGGTTCCTCATGAACGTATTTGGGAGAGACCGTTTGTAATGGCGCCTTTAGTAGATGTTTTAGgatctttaattgaaaatgatacaGTTGCTTGCTGGCATTCTATGTCAGCTCATCCTGATGGAATTTTCGAATGTTGGAAGAAACTCGGCGGCGAATCTCTAATTGGGAAAGACGGAATGAAAAGGGTTATGCCGATTGGAAAACGATTATGGGATTGGTCTAACAAAACCCATGTAATGGGTGTTCTTAATCTAACACCAGATAGTTTCAGCGATGGTGGAAAGTTTCAAACTGTCCAGGCTGCAGTTTCTCAAGCACGTTCAATGATTTCGCAAGGAGCGGACATTATCGATCTTGGCGCTCAATCCACACGGCCAATGGCGATAAGAATCTCCCCACAAGAAGAATTGGATCGGTTAATCCCAATTCTAGAAGCCATACTGAAAATGCCTGAAATCGATAACAAGTTCATATCGATTGATACGTTTTATTCAGAGGTTGCTCGCGAGGCGGTTATCAAAGGGGCGCATATAGTGAACGACGTATCTGGTGGACGGCTGGATTCGAAAATGGTGAGTGTTATTGCTGATCTTCAAGCTCCTTATATAGCAATGCACATGAGAGGTGAACCGACAACAATGCAATCATTGGAAAACCTTAAATACGATAATGTTTGTTCGGAGGTTGGTTTGGAGTTATACGATCGTATACGAGAGGCGGAGATATCGGGTGTTAGGTCGTGGAATGTTATGATTGATCCAGGGATTGGTTTCTCGAAAGATAGTGAACAGAATTTGGATATTCTAAATGGGCTATCGGAGATTCGGGAGAGTATTGGGAGGAAGAGTTTGGCGGTTTCACATGCTCCTTTGGTAATAGGACCGTCGAGAAAGAGATTCTTGGGGGATATATGTAAGCGGATGTGTGCAGTTGAGAGAGATCCGGCGACTGTTGCTGCTGTGACTTGTGGAGTTCTTGGAGGTGCGAATATTGTAAGAGTTCATAATGTTGGAGATAATGTTGATGCTGTGAAACTCTGTGATGCCATGATGATCAGAAGGAGATTATCATCTCGACAGGGTTAA
- the LOC124921638 gene encoding UDP-arabinopyranose mutase 1 has product MAGGASSVHPTPLLKDELDIVIPTIRNLDFLEMWRPFFQPYHLIIVQDGDPTKTIHVPEGFDYELYNRNDINRILGPKASCISFKDSACRCFGYMVSKKKYIYTIDDDCFVAKDPSGKEINALSQHIQNLLCPSTPFFFNTLYDPYRSGADFVRGYPFSLRNGAPTAVSHGLWLNIPDYDAPTQLVKPLEKNTRYVDAVLTIPKGTLFPMCGMNLAFDRELIGPAMYFGLMGDGQPIGRYDDMWAGWCIKVICDHLGLGVKTGLPYIWHSKASNPFVNLKKEYKGIFWQEDLIPFFQGVILPKDCTTVQKCYIELSKQVKEKLSSVDPYFVKLADAMVTWIEAWDELNPSEVVVVEGKADKPANGTAAKK; this is encoded by the exons ATGGCAGGAGGAGCTTCGTCGGTCCATCCGACGCCCCTGCTCAAGGATGAACTCGACATCGTCATCCCCACCATCAGAAACCTTGATTTCTTGGAGATGTGGAGGCCTTTCTTCCAGCCATACCATTTGATCATCGTTCAAGATGGAGATCCCACCAAGACTATCCATGTCCCTGAAGGTTTCGATTACGAGCTTTACAATCGGAATGATATCAATCGTATTCTGGGTCCTAAAGCTTCCTGCATTTCCTTCAAGGACTCTGCTTGTCGATGTTTTGGTTACATGGTTTCCAAAAAGAAGTATATTTATACTATTGATGATGATTGCTTT GTTGCAAAGGATCCATCTGGGAAGGAGATCAATGCTTTATCTCAACACATTCAGAATCTTTTGTGCCCATCAACACCGTTTTTCTTCAACACACTTTATGATCCATACAGATCAGGTGCAGATTTTGTTCGTGGGTATCCATTCAGCCTTCGTAATGGCGCACCCACTGCTGTTTCTCATGGTCTCTGGCTTAATATCCCTGATTATGATGCTCCTACTCAACTGGTCAAGCCACTTGAGAAGAACACCAG ATATGTGGATGCTGTCCTTACCATTCCAAAGGGTACCCTATTTCCCATGTGTGGCATGAATTTGGCTTTCGACCGGGAGCTCATTGGACCGGCTATGTACTTTGGACTTATGGGTGATGGTCAACCCATCGGACGTTACGATGACATGTGGGCTGGATGGTGCATCAAG gtGATATGTGACCACTTGGGTTTGGGAGTGAAAACTGGTCTTCCCTACATTTGGCATAGCAAGGCTAGCAACCCATTTGTGAACCTTAAGAAGGAGTACAAAGGAATATTCTGGCAAGAAGATCTTATCCCCTTCTTCCAAGGTGTGATCCTCCCTAAGGACTGTACAACTGTTCAGAAGTGTTACATTGAGCTGTCCAAGCAGGTTAAGGAGAAGCTTAGCAGTGTTGATCCCTACTTTGTGAAGCTGGCTGATGCCATGGTTACCTGGATTGAAGCTTGGGATGAACTCAACCCATCTGAGGTGGTTGTGGTGGAGGGGAAAGCTGATAAGCCTGCTAATGGTACAGCAGCAAAGAAGTGA
- the LOC124921637 gene encoding uncharacterized protein LOC124921637, whose translation MAKISDEKYDGLEILSIGALYNGPLEKKYWSSTRGKDRYPYPVGYQALRTRNGVTYTMKIHEGLKGPLFMISSSDGQSCSGQTPDIAWGKFPKKGSHSIKLGREKRFSCKIDGVEFFGFKNSSVQRLLRELLANVGCTDQNLQPSSYGSLHSGMKHQTKVTDSFICPGPPLSCLDKPIIKGKRSRTLKMKNLNPGASTSLKKLRYGDCIVNAAEFSFRQGKNCSVENSMNHMPTKDQKTSSVTGGSLESLKEAGDGGNPSSVQDGFQSGSSQYYILKEGDIPQKEDRPLLQVSRLTSIETEGYSSLMAKQDKSGEIHFERETGNNNDLGLFAPDSLDLFYSTAPPVNENGSHSQETGQKDSSSDKDCNPDANELVISEEKAAELPLEAESDSPYAHSEKFSEVGREISESMMTCLLPRAVPLLKTFKRRKKKTKESSEIAPFQASIRKDNLRTEDNGTSTDLARAHIDGSNLEGQKETMHAFTDTAALYCHEPGQCTIFAPDSVDYDCGADDIGLYIPSLRSECPQLDTMVPPVLVDAVNEPTEVHACVNERQRMDFDNEVNVAATSYPKEEESFFAEFAPGFTPSSKTSYLGNYKVICEESDGCILKSEDSPGSSGGKDSSGPKKENNQDAFSAQQTDACTVAAISHSLLTESIICRSIVDGCAPDPVTSGVAPGNHPVSLFHHKEHESHPFSSESKFESLHEEKNVNGHNSKFSSGAQSVLCPSNDGYDLDVSTTCMAREGNCQTQFAEEQVHKVIQNSSLRLKNNVDNALEFSGRYVHPLPILSILLRRRENTMYICVLCGNLVDKDGTLFMYKVSLEEHIGSPSFIGYSKILFSVSRDAVGREIAPYRSGLQLTPDGQCLVFPNSIEAPYCRKGEIQCQCMACQSCQSQKDAIKVVQIKHGHVSKVTELMTNDKVHCLLVCPPSSLLGVQGNGALHLWTMNSTWSAPTETYDLSTCDCIFPCIVELKRIPNSAALVIGHNGFGEFGIWDICQRVLVARYSCPSTSILQIAPVTVFRWKGQGRASMNPFENDRIDAILTATEKSFSKHPENNSPILPTEKEENMVIWLLVSTTSDTEQKFKSSDSQMNLGGSCRLALLMENKVTLGSALESRATALGTSAGHGILGTCDGCLYTWEISTGIKLQVLHHLEGKAITCIAMDQDSCTEFLAVASGEHLLFYRSPIH comes from the exons ATGGCGAAAATCAGCGATGAAAAGTACGACGGCTTGGAGATTCTTTCCATAGGAGCTTTATACAACGGCCCCCTGGAAAAGAAGTACTGGAGCTCTACTAGG GGAAAAGATCGGTATCCCTATCCTGTTGGATACCAAGCTCTGCGCACACGGAATGGTGTCACATATACAATGAAGATTCATGAAGGTCTTAAAGGGCCTTTGTTTATG ATATCTTCATCTGATGGACAGTCATGTTCAGGACAAACTCCAGATATTGCATGGGGTAAGTTTCCAAAGAAAGGATCCCATAGCATAAAATTGGGCCGTGAGAAAAGATTTTCTTGCAAGATAGACGGGGTTGAA TTTTTTGGATTCAAAAATTCGTCTGTTCAGAGGTTGCTACGAGAATTGCTAGCAAATGTTGGATGCACTGATCAGAATCTGCAACCGTCCAGCTATGGGAGCTTGCATTCTGGAATGAAGCATCAGACAAAAGTCACAGATTCATTCATATGTCCTGGTCCACCCCTATCATGTCTGGACAAACCAATTATTAAAGGGAAGAGAAGCAGGACACTTAAAATGAAAAACTTGAACCCTGGGGCTTCAACTAGCCTTAAAAAGCTTCGATATGGAGATTGTATTGTAAATGCTGCTGAATTCAGTTTTAGGCAGGGTAAAAATTGTAGTGTTGAGAACTCCATGAATCACATGCCAACCAAAGACCAAAAAACTAGTAGTGTAACAGGAGGATCACTGGAATCATTGAAAGAAGCAGGGGATGGCGGTAATCCTTCTTCTGTTCAAGATGGTTTTCAATCAGGATCCTCTCAGTATTACATTCTCAAAGAAGGCGATATCCCCCAGAAAGAAGACAGGCCTTTGCTACAGGTTAGTAGACTAACAAGCATTGAGACTGAAGGCTATAGTTCATTAATGGCCAAACAGGATAAAAGTGGAGAAATACACtttgaaagagagacaggaaACAACAATGATTTGGGCCTTTTTGCCCCAGACTCTTTGGATCTTTTCTATAGCACCGCCCCTCCAGTTAATG AAAATGGTTCCCATTCACAAGAAACTGGACAAAAAGATAGTTCTTCTGATAAAGACTGCAATCCAGATGCCAATGAATTGGTTATTTCCGAGGAAAAAGCAGCAGAATTACCTCTAGAAGCAGAAAGTGACTCACCATATGCCCACTCTGAGAAGTTTTCTGAAGTTGGTAGAGAGATATCTGAATCAATGATGACATGCCTTCTCCCACGTGCTGTTCCACTTCTCAAAACTTTCAAAAgaaggaaaaagaaaacaaaggaGTCTTCGGAGATTGCTCCTTTCCAAGCCTCAATCAGGAAAGACAATCTTAGGACTGAAGACAATGGGACCTCTACAGATTTGG CAAGAGCACACATTGATGGCTCCAATTTAGAAGGGCAGAAGGAAACAATGCATGCCTTTACAGACACTGCTGCTTTGTATTGCCACGAACCTGGACAATGCACAATATTTGCTCCTGACAGTGTTGACTACGATTGCGGCGCTGATGACATTGGACTATATATACCTTCCTTGAGAAGTGAATGCCCTCAACTTGACACTATGGTACCACCTGTTCTTGTTGATGCTGTCAATGAACCAACGGAGGTTCATGCCTGTGTTAATGAAAGGCAAAGAATGGACTTTGATAATGAAGTTAATGTAGCTGCCACAAGTTATCCCAAGGAGGAAGAATCTTTCTTTGCTGAATTTGCTCCTGGGTTCACGCCCTCAAGCAAGACCAGTTATCTGGGGAACTACAAAGTCATTTGCGAAGAATCAGATGGATGTATCTTGAAATCAGAAGATTCTCCCGGTTCAAGTGGAG GTAAGGATTCCAGTGGCccaaaaaaggaaaataatcaGGACGCTTTCTCAGCTCAACAAACTGATGCATGTACTGTAGCAGCAATAAGCCACAGTCTTTTGACTGAAAGTATAATCTGCAGAAGTATTGTAGATGGTTGCGCTCCTGACCCTGTAACATCCGGTGTTGCCCCAGGGAACCATCCAGTTAGTTTATTCCATCATAAAGAACACGAGAGCCATCCATTTAGTTCTGAATCTAAATTTGAATCATTGCATGAAGAGAAAAATGTCAATGGTCATAATAGTAAGTTCAGCAGTGGAGCTCAGTCTGTACTGTGTCCTTCAAATGATGGATATGATTTAGATGTTTCTACTACATGCATGGCCCGTGAAGGAAATTGTCAAACACAATTTGCAGAGGAGCAGGTTCACAAGGTCATTCAGAATTCAAGTCTAAGGCTTAAGAACAACGTAGATAATGCTCTTGAGTTTTCTGGACGATACGTCCACCCTTTGCCAATTTTATCTATCTTATTGAGGAGAAGAGAAAATACTATGTATATTTGTGTCCTATGTGGTAATTTGGTTGACAAGGATGGGACACTTTTCATGTACAAGGTATCACTAGAGGAGCACATTGGAAGCCCATCTTTCATTGGTTACTCAAAGATATTATTTTCAGTGTCTAGAGATGCAGTTGGTAGAGAA ATAGCACCTTATAGATCTGGTTTGCAACTTACTCCAGATGGACAATGCCTTGTATTTCCTAATAGTATTGAAGCTCCCTATTGCAG GAAAGGAGAGATACAGTGTCAATGTATGGCATGTCAATCATGTCAGTCTCAGAAGGATGCAATCAAGGTAGTGCAAATAAAGCATGGACATGTTTCAAAGGTGACAGAACTTATGACAAATGATAAGGTTCACTGTCTATTAGTTTGCCCACCAAGCTCTCTTCTTGGAGTTCAAGGGAATGGAGCATTGCACTTGTGGACCATGAACTCAACATGGAG TGCACCAACAGAAACATATGATTTATCAACTTGTGACTGCATCTTTCCTTGTATCGTGGAGCTGAAGAGAATTCCCAATTCAGCTGCTCTGGTTATTGGTCATAATGGTTTTGGGGAATTTGGCATATG GGATATCTGCCAACGTGTTCTTGTTGCTAGATATTCATGCCCAAGTACTTCAATACTCCAAATTGCTCCAGTTACAGTCTTTAGATGGAAAGGTCAAGGCCGTGCTTCAATGAATCCCTTTGAGAATGATCGAATAGATGCCATTCTTACTGCAACAGAAAAGTCATTCTCAAAGCATCCTGAAAATAACTCCCCCATCCTGCCAACagaaaaagaagagaatatGGTGATCTGGCTTCTTGTATCAACAACCTCTGATACTGAACAAAAATTCAAGTCCAGTGATTCCCAAATGAACCTAGGTGGATCATGTAGGTTAGCTCTATTGATGGAAAACAAAGTGACATTAGGAAGTGCACTGGAGTCCAG AGCCACTGCTTTAGGGACATCAGCTGGTCATGGAATTCTCGGAACGTGTGATGGATGCCTTTATACTTGGGAAATCTCTACAGGAATCAAGCTTCAAGTTCTACATCATCTTGAAG GTAAGGCCATCACTTGTATCGCCATGGACCAGGATTCATGTACAGAGTTCTTAGCCGTTGCATCTGGAGAACACTTGCTATTTTATCGTTCACCGATCCACTAA